A stretch of Alkalicella caledoniensis DNA encodes these proteins:
- a CDS encoding DnaJ domain-containing protein, translated as MNIIRKLLGKLLYSITKALSAIMGTLIQGTESLVLFVKSITKGCFALLSMGGCLLFIFFATWGLRILADPIGLAFVLTLLLFPILGARFVAFMKYQKYIITEFLFNLSNHLIDGKKYQYKPFSEYKMAYKNAEQERIREEQRRYYEQQREWGERFKQQWQQQHSQGQGSQGNYGSYGGQGNYGQGFMNSTVDFKNKYEKSCDTLGVPYNVHKDQVKLAYRRKAKEFHPDLSKAPNATKMFQEITDANQFLNDENIQRYKNYL; from the coding sequence ATGAATATAATTAGAAAGTTATTAGGTAAACTCTTATATTCAATAACTAAGGCATTATCTGCAATAATGGGTACTTTAATACAAGGAACAGAATCTTTAGTGTTATTTGTAAAAAGCATTACAAAAGGCTGTTTTGCTTTACTAAGTATGGGTGGTTGCTTATTGTTTATATTTTTTGCGACCTGGGGTCTTAGAATACTAGCTGACCCAATAGGACTTGCTTTTGTGTTGACTTTACTACTATTTCCTATCTTAGGGGCTAGGTTTGTAGCCTTCATGAAGTATCAAAAATATATTATAACTGAATTTTTATTTAACCTTTCAAATCACCTTATAGATGGGAAAAAATATCAGTATAAACCTTTCAGTGAGTACAAGATGGCGTATAAAAATGCAGAGCAAGAACGTATAAGAGAAGAGCAACGTCGCTATTATGAACAGCAAAGGGAATGGGGAGAAAGATTTAAGCAACAGTGGCAGCAACAACACTCCCAAGGGCAAGGAAGTCAAGGTAATTATGGTAGTTATGGGGGACAGGGGAATTATGGGCAAGGCTTTATGAATTCTACAGTGGATTTTAAGAATAAATATGAAAAAAGTTGTGATACACTAGGTGTGCCATATAACGTCCATAAAGATCAAGTTAAATTAGCATATAGGAGAAAGGCAAAAGAGTTCCATCCAGACTTGAGCAAAGCTCCAAATGCTACAAAGATGTTTCAGGAAATTACTGATGCAAATCAGTTCTTAAATGATGAAAATATACAAAGGTACAAAAATTATTTATAA
- a CDS encoding methyl-accepting chemotaxis protein: MIDTQFAQGIVELIHQETNQNAHIFGEGGMIIATTQPERLGTIHTGAKDIVSGKVEHIAITEEMTKTMSGTRPGFSVGIHSNSVCIGAIGISGDPHLMKPIAMIASHVIVSEYERKKFMDNMNSLANSINNSLQESSAALEEISLSAKKQEETVEGLNENISNAKDNVMKTNHIIELIQSISKQTNILGINASIEAARLGNEGRGFNVVASEVRKLADGTATSVSQIDDILKTIQNIILDISENIEEHTISSKNQTQLVQSLSSELENISISLDNFTKKLA, from the coding sequence ATGATTGATACTCAGTTCGCTCAAGGAATAGTTGAGTTAATTCATCAGGAAACAAACCAAAATGCACATATTTTTGGCGAAGGTGGTATGATTATCGCTACAACTCAGCCTGAAAGACTGGGGACAATTCACACTGGTGCAAAGGATATAGTATCTGGCAAAGTTGAACATATTGCCATAACCGAAGAAATGACTAAAACCATGAGCGGCACTCGGCCTGGATTTAGTGTAGGTATTCATTCTAATAGTGTTTGTATCGGCGCCATAGGAATTAGTGGCGATCCACATTTGATGAAACCAATTGCTATGATAGCAAGTCATGTCATAGTTTCAGAATATGAACGAAAAAAATTCATGGATAACATGAATAGTTTGGCTAATAGTATCAACAATAGTCTACAGGAATCCTCAGCAGCTTTAGAAGAAATTTCCCTTTCAGCTAAAAAACAAGAAGAAACAGTAGAAGGATTAAACGAGAATATATCAAATGCCAAGGATAATGTAATGAAGACAAATCATATCATTGAATTGATCCAAAGTATTTCTAAACAAACTAATATACTAGGTATAAATGCCTCCATAGAAGCAGCAAGATTAGGAAATGAAGGTAGAGGTTTTAATGTAGTGGCCAGTGAAGTTAGAAAACTAGCAGACGGTACTGCAACCTCAGTTAGCCAAATAGATGATATACTGAAAACCATTCAAAACATTATCTTAGATATCTCAGAGAACATAGAAGAACATACTATTTCGTCAAAGAATCAAACACAACTTGTGCAGTCATTATCTAGTGAGCTTGAGAACATTTCCATTTCTTTGGACAATTTTACTAAAAAGCTTGCATAA
- a CDS encoding DUF1294 domain-containing protein: MGEYVHYYLMGFNTLGFVLMYIDKQKAIRNKWRVKENTLIFIALIGGSLGLYLGMKLFKHKTRHAKFKLGIPIIIFFQLLLIYLY, translated from the coding sequence ATGGGAGAATATGTGCACTACTATCTTATGGGGTTTAATACACTGGGGTTTGTATTAATGTACATAGATAAACAAAAGGCTATAAGAAATAAATGGAGGGTAAAAGAAAATACCCTGATATTTATTGCGTTGATTGGAGGAAGTTTAGGGTTATACCTAGGGATGAAATTGTTTAAACATAAAACAAGACACGCAAAATTCAAACTTGGAATTCCTATTATAATATTTTTTCAATTATTGCTGATTTACCTATATTAG
- a CDS encoding HelD family protein: protein MAEYKKELKIESNYLDETLAVIENKLEQELDNIAIKRENLIAARRDMYDSTPHSSQDFEQIVEMVQQLSPLQTQTHDYEATAKRIRKYEKLLDSPYFARVDFSEEGLEKESIYIGLANLMDDKTYNIYVYDWRVPISSIFYRYELGDVSYNSPSGTIKGEVTLKRQYEIKNSKLEYFFDSSVNVIDDILKKALSGNTSSKMNTIVESIQREQDIIIRDIDNDLVIVQGVAGSGKTSVALHRVAFLMYQGLTEKLKSNNIVLISPNYLFGQYISNVLPELGEENIATLTFEDLFTTICGNIVDIKSRTALLEKIISTDDIKKKELLKASIQFKLSKEFITILDRFIQHFERKMIDFTDIHYNGQCVVTRDLLKADILKKEKKSVPIEKRLEQINTKITNRLQELRKGRLKKLEKFVHEHTDHPFHEKAFARLLSLKESIPLRKTIDKFTKIDYLPLYKKLFADKDLFYRLGRGLNLPEDIEQILNETNKNLGEEELSYEDAMGFICLKLKMTGLKTHRDIKQVVVDEAQDYYPIHFEILKLLFKDAKYTVVGDVNQTIEKQTDISSYELLKSILKKQKSTTVYMNKSFRCSHEINTFSSRFVDSDIHIESFDRHGEMPNIVHKESVSVLDNTVVEDVKKNQSEGYRSIAIICKSMTQATKLYESIKDKIDVQLISEYSSDTTDGIIIVPIYMAKGLEFDSVLVYGVDDKNFKADDDKNLLYIACTRALHKLSLYYTGEISKFLI from the coding sequence TTGGCTGAATATAAAAAAGAACTAAAGATAGAAAGTAACTATTTAGATGAGACCCTTGCAGTTATTGAGAATAAACTTGAACAAGAATTAGATAATATTGCTATAAAAAGAGAGAACCTAATTGCAGCTAGAAGAGATATGTATGATAGCACACCACACTCTTCACAGGATTTTGAACAAATAGTTGAAATGGTTCAACAGTTGAGTCCCTTACAAACACAAACCCATGATTACGAGGCCACAGCAAAAAGAATTAGAAAATATGAAAAGCTTTTGGACTCTCCATATTTTGCAAGGGTAGATTTTTCTGAAGAAGGCCTAGAGAAAGAAAGTATTTATATAGGTCTTGCTAATCTAATGGATGATAAGACATATAACATTTATGTTTATGATTGGAGAGTGCCCATATCCAGTATCTTTTACCGCTATGAGCTGGGAGATGTTAGCTACAACTCACCCTCGGGCACTATAAAAGGTGAAGTTACTCTGAAACGGCAGTATGAGATCAAAAATAGCAAGTTAGAGTACTTTTTTGATTCTAGCGTAAATGTAATTGACGATATATTAAAAAAAGCATTGTCAGGCAACACATCATCGAAAATGAATACAATAGTTGAGTCTATCCAGAGAGAACAAGATATTATTATCCGTGACATAGACAATGACTTAGTAATTGTCCAAGGGGTTGCAGGGAGCGGAAAGACCTCTGTGGCTTTACATAGAGTAGCATTCCTCATGTATCAAGGACTCACAGAAAAACTTAAATCAAATAATATTGTACTTATCTCACCGAATTATCTGTTCGGTCAGTATATATCTAATGTATTGCCAGAGCTCGGTGAAGAAAACATTGCAACTCTTACATTTGAAGATCTATTTACAACTATTTGTGGAAACATTGTTGATATAAAAAGCAGAACGGCACTACTTGAAAAGATAATATCCACTGATGATATCAAGAAAAAAGAGCTTCTAAAAGCAAGTATTCAATTCAAATTGTCTAAAGAGTTCATTACTATATTAGACAGGTTTATACAGCATTTTGAACGAAAAATGATAGATTTTACGGACATACATTATAATGGCCAGTGTGTGGTAACCAGAGACCTACTTAAGGCAGACATACTGAAGAAAGAGAAAAAATCAGTTCCAATTGAAAAAAGACTTGAACAAATTAATACTAAGATAACAAACAGACTGCAGGAATTAAGGAAAGGTAGACTAAAAAAACTAGAAAAGTTTGTACATGAACACACAGACCACCCATTCCATGAAAAAGCCTTTGCAAGGTTACTGTCTTTAAAGGAGAGTATACCTTTAAGAAAAACAATAGATAAGTTTACCAAGATAGATTATTTACCTCTATATAAGAAACTATTTGCAGACAAGGATTTGTTTTATCGCTTAGGACGGGGACTTAACTTGCCTGAGGATATAGAGCAAATACTTAATGAAACTAACAAAAATTTAGGTGAGGAAGAATTATCCTACGAGGATGCCATGGGGTTTATATGCTTAAAATTAAAGATGACTGGATTAAAAACCCATAGGGATATAAAACAGGTAGTTGTAGATGAAGCCCAGGACTATTACCCAATACATTTTGAAATATTAAAGCTATTGTTTAAGGATGCAAAGTATACAGTTGTGGGTGATGTAAATCAGACTATAGAAAAGCAAACAGATATCTCTAGCTATGAGCTTTTGAAATCAATTTTAAAGAAACAAAAATCTACTACCGTATATATGAATAAAAGCTTTAGGTGTTCCCATGAAATCAACACCTTTAGTTCAAGATTCGTAGACAGTGATATCCATATAGAGAGCTTTGATAGGCACGGTGAAATGCCTAACATAGTGCATAAAGAATCGGTATCTGTACTTGATAATACAGTAGTAGAAGATGTCAAAAAAAATCAAAGTGAAGGCTATAGATCAATTGCAATCATATGCAAGAGTATGACACAGGCAACAAAACTGTATGAGAGTATAAAAGATAAAATAGATGTACAACTAATAAGCGAGTATTCCTCTGATACAACTGATGGGATTATTATAGTGCCTATCTATATGGCTAAGGGTCTTGAATTTGATTCGGTGCTGGTTTATGGTGTGGATGATAAAAATTTTAAGGCAGATGATGATAAGAATCTTTTGTATATAGCATGTACTCGAGCTTTGCATAAGCTATCATTGTACTATACAGGCGAAATAAGTAAATTTTTGATATAA
- a CDS encoding dicarboxylate/amino acid:cation symporter — MKKLGLLPKLLIGIVLGIVIGTFRIELLTRLLVTFSGIFGSFLGYIIPLLIIGFVAPGIAELGGKAGKLLGLTAGIAYLSTVIAGTLAFFSASLILPGIITQGRETVAEGLAATPYFELLIPPIMGVMAALVTAFMLGLGMAAIKGDTMLHFMQEFQQIIQKVIETIIIPLLPVHIAGIFARMAYSGEVAETLAVFGRVFVLVIGIHIAYIVFQYLIASTITKVNPFVALKNMLPAYFTAIGTQSSAATIPVTVRSTKNNKVTDEVAEFAVPLCATIHLAGSTISLTICAIAVMALEGLSLNFAQVFPFILMLGVTMVAAPGVPGGAIMAAVGLLETMLGFTDGQVALMMALYIAQDSFGTAANVIGDGAIALVVNKFARSKEV; from the coding sequence ATGAAAAAGTTAGGTTTACTACCCAAACTCCTCATAGGTATTGTTTTAGGTATAGTCATTGGAACATTTAGAATTGAATTACTAACAAGGCTTTTAGTAACATTTAGTGGAATTTTTGGGAGTTTCTTAGGTTATATCATACCATTACTTATTATAGGATTTGTTGCGCCAGGAATAGCAGAATTAGGAGGTAAAGCAGGTAAGCTCTTAGGTTTGACTGCTGGCATAGCCTACCTTTCCACAGTGATAGCAGGGACACTGGCCTTTTTTAGCGCATCTTTAATTCTTCCAGGCATTATTACCCAAGGAAGAGAAACGGTGGCAGAAGGATTGGCAGCAACACCGTATTTTGAACTTTTAATACCACCAATAATGGGGGTAATGGCAGCACTTGTCACTGCATTTATGCTAGGACTAGGGATGGCAGCAATTAAAGGTGATACCATGCTTCACTTCATGCAAGAATTCCAACAAATTATTCAAAAGGTTATCGAAACAATAATAATTCCTCTGTTACCAGTTCATATTGCGGGGATTTTCGCTAGAATGGCATACTCAGGAGAAGTAGCGGAGACATTGGCGGTATTTGGTAGAGTATTTGTGTTGGTAATAGGAATACACATTGCGTATATAGTATTCCAGTATTTGATTGCTTCCACTATTACTAAAGTGAACCCCTTTGTGGCACTTAAAAATATGTTGCCTGCTTATTTCACAGCAATAGGTACACAGTCATCAGCAGCTACTATCCCAGTAACAGTAAGAAGCACAAAAAACAACAAAGTCACTGATGAAGTAGCTGAATTTGCAGTTCCTTTATGTGCCACAATACATTTAGCAGGAAGCACCATAAGCTTAACCATATGTGCCATAGCTGTTATGGCTTTGGAAGGTCTAAGTCTGAACTTTGCACAAGTATTTCCATTTATCTTAATGCTTGGAGTAACCATGGTAGCGGCCCCAGGTGTACCAGGTGGAGCTATAATGGCTGCTGTAGGATTGCTGGAGACTATGCTTGGATTTACCGATGGCCAAGTAGCATTGATGATGGCACTATATATTGCTCAAGATAGTTTTGGAACTGCTGCAAATGTAATAGGTGATGGCGCCATAGCCCTCGTTGTTAATAAGTTTGCAAGAAGCAAAGAGGTATAA
- a CDS encoding phosphatase PAP2 family protein, translating to MKKIPVSKENLIILGYMFAIPGLKLIYFFLNRIPRPAVNVLIWVDSYIPLLPVFVVPYIIFYPFVLCCLIFLFLRDRKTYIHVVKAYSVGLIVCYLTYLLFQTTVPRPELVHGDIFSKILGFIYHIDEPYNALPSIHVLGTMLTMLGLKEAKIDSIYMKSIGWLIIVSTMFVKQHGILDVVTGLGLSYGVYSLTTTQASSKHQISQ from the coding sequence ATGAAAAAGATCCCCGTTAGTAAAGAAAACTTAATTATACTAGGTTACATGTTTGCAATTCCTGGTCTTAAGTTGATTTATTTTTTTCTAAATAGAATTCCTCGACCGGCGGTAAATGTTTTAATCTGGGTCGATTCTTATATTCCATTGTTACCTGTTTTTGTTGTGCCATATATAATTTTTTATCCCTTTGTGCTATGTTGTTTGATTTTCTTGTTTTTGCGAGATCGTAAGACTTACATACATGTGGTAAAAGCTTACTCAGTAGGTCTTATAGTATGCTACCTTACTTACTTGTTATTCCAGACTACAGTGCCACGACCAGAACTGGTTCATGGGGATATTTTTTCTAAAATACTTGGATTTATATATCATATAGATGAACCATATAACGCTCTTCCCAGCATCCATGTACTTGGTACCATGTTAACTATGTTGGGATTAAAAGAAGCTAAAATAGATAGCATATACATGAAAAGCATAGGGTGGTTAATTATTGTCTCAACCATGTTTGTCAAACAGCATGGCATATTAGATGTCGTGACTGGACTTGGCCTTAGCTACGGTGTCTATAGTCTAACAACAACACAAGCTAGTTCGAAACATCAAATTTCTCAGTGA
- a CDS encoding VOC family protein codes for MKINHIALYTNDLEGLKDFYKKYFNGKPNQMYHNENTGLKTYFLTFENDCRLEIMTRPNVKELSRDLISSGFIHLAFSTGSKEGVDSLTKRLEQDGFKILSGPRTTGDGYYESCVLDPDGNQIEIVA; via the coding sequence TTGAAAATAAACCACATAGCTTTATATACCAATGATTTAGAGGGACTGAAAGATTTTTATAAAAAGTACTTTAATGGGAAACCCAACCAGATGTATCACAATGAAAATACCGGATTAAAAACATATTTCTTGACCTTTGAAAATGACTGTAGACTTGAGATTATGACCCGGCCTAACGTCAAAGAATTAAGTAGAGATCTTATAAGTTCAGGTTTTATCCACTTGGCCTTTAGCACAGGGAGTAAAGAAGGAGTAGATAGCCTAACCAAACGATTAGAGCAAGATGGTTTTAAAATCCTAAGTGGACCAAGGACCACAGGAGACGGATACTATGAAAGTTGCGTACTAGACCCCGATGGAAATCAAATAGAAATAGTAGCATAA
- a CDS encoding flotillin family protein yields MGFDSGSGYAVILITVIVIVIFGTITALFSRYKKCPSDKILVVYGKVGKVGDENRSSKCIHGGAAFIWPVIQHYEFLDLTPLSIEVNLQKALSKQNIRVDVPSRFTVGISTEPGVMQNAAERLLGLGLTEIQELSKDIIFGQLRLVIATMDIEEINTDRDKFLEAVSSNVETELKKIGLRLINVNVTDINDESGYIEALGKEAAAKAVNDAKKSVAEKDRDGAIGEAKARRDQRVQVAEADATAVEGENRSRITVANSEAEKREKAAEAERRASAAEKVQSAKALEEAYLAEEEAEISRARREKATKEADVLVHAEVEKKKLEIEAEAQAEEFRRIARGEADAIFAKMDAQARGTKEMLEKQAEGFQRLVEAAGGIPEKAVMMMIADRLPELVKIQVEAIKGINIDKVTVWDSMGGGKDGKPATANFLSGMMQSLPPLQDVFNSAGLDLPKYLLQSKEDDTAKKESKSQEMVENNEE; encoded by the coding sequence ATGGGTTTTGATTCAGGTTCAGGATATGCAGTTATTCTGATAACTGTAATTGTAATAGTTATATTTGGAACTATTACAGCGCTTTTTAGTAGATATAAAAAGTGTCCATCAGACAAAATTTTAGTGGTTTATGGTAAGGTTGGAAAAGTGGGGGATGAAAATAGATCTTCTAAGTGTATCCATGGAGGGGCGGCCTTTATATGGCCAGTTATCCAGCACTATGAGTTTCTAGATCTTACACCTTTATCCATAGAGGTTAATCTTCAAAAAGCCTTAAGTAAGCAAAACATCAGGGTAGATGTACCATCGAGGTTTACAGTAGGTATTTCCACTGAACCTGGTGTTATGCAAAACGCTGCCGAAAGGTTATTAGGCCTTGGGCTTACAGAAATACAAGAACTATCAAAGGATATTATCTTTGGACAGTTAAGACTTGTAATTGCAACAATGGACATTGAAGAAATTAACACAGACAGGGATAAGTTTCTAGAAGCTGTTTCAAGCAATGTGGAAACAGAACTTAAAAAAATTGGTTTGCGTCTGATTAACGTTAACGTTACAGATATCAACGACGAATCAGGCTACATAGAAGCATTGGGTAAAGAAGCTGCTGCAAAAGCAGTCAACGATGCTAAAAAGAGTGTTGCAGAAAAGGATAGAGATGGAGCCATTGGTGAAGCTAAGGCTAGAAGAGATCAAAGGGTACAGGTTGCTGAAGCTGACGCCACTGCTGTTGAGGGTGAGAATAGATCTAGGATCACTGTAGCTAACTCTGAAGCAGAGAAAAGAGAGAAAGCCGCTGAGGCAGAAAGAAGAGCAAGTGCTGCGGAAAAGGTTCAATCTGCCAAGGCATTAGAAGAAGCATATTTAGCAGAGGAAGAAGCTGAAATATCAAGGGCTAGAAGAGAAAAAGCAACTAAAGAAGCTGATGTACTTGTTCATGCAGAAGTTGAAAAGAAAAAGCTGGAAATTGAGGCAGAAGCCCAAGCTGAAGAGTTTAGAAGGATTGCCCGTGGTGAAGCAGATGCTATATTTGCTAAAATGGACGCTCAAGCTAGGGGTACTAAAGAGATGCTTGAAAAACAAGCTGAAGGTTTCCAAAGACTAGTAGAAGCAGCGGGAGGTATTCCTGAAAAAGCTGTAATGATGATGATCGCCGATAGGTTGCCAGAGCTAGTTAAGATACAAGTTGAAGCTATTAAAGGTATCAATATCGATAAAGTTACTGTATGGGACAGCATGGGTGGTGGAAAAGACGGAAAACCAGCTACTGCAAACTTCCTATCAGGAATGATGCAATCCCTGCCACCATTACAAGATGTCTTTAATAGTGCCGGTTTAGACTTACCTAAGTATCTTTTGCAAAGCAAAGAAGATGATACTGCCAAAAAAGAATCTAAATCACAGGAAATGGTAGAGAATAACGAAGAGTAA
- a CDS encoding ferritin-like domain-containing protein gives MITKHPKNIHLLLDDYAGPDSELTAILQYFHHYFVVKHKDVAQMLEKFSLNEMQHFEMLGHILEQYGIDPRVYDSNRRYWSGADVNYQYKVCDILQVNLQGELGAISNYYQRINQIPVPEVQEILLQIINDEIGHVQGLTKMIGKYCPHFRTHDWLKEEFKKFSFTQEIQDKLLTQLK, from the coding sequence TTGATTACAAAACATCCAAAAAACATTCATCTACTCTTAGACGATTATGCTGGCCCCGATAGTGAATTAACAGCCATTTTACAGTATTTCCATCACTATTTTGTTGTTAAGCATAAAGATGTAGCGCAAATGCTAGAAAAATTCTCGCTAAATGAAATGCAGCATTTTGAAATGTTAGGTCATATACTTGAGCAGTATGGTATAGATCCTCGGGTTTATGATTCTAACAGAAGGTATTGGAGTGGTGCTGATGTCAATTATCAGTACAAAGTTTGTGACATTCTGCAGGTGAATTTACAAGGAGAGCTGGGAGCAATTTCTAATTATTATCAACGAATTAACCAAATCCCAGTTCCAGAAGTTCAGGAGATACTTTTGCAGATAATTAATGACGAGATTGGCCATGTGCAAGGTTTAACTAAAATGATTGGGAAATACTGCCCTCATTTTAGAACCCATGATTGGTTAAAAGAAGAATTCAAAAAGTTTTCTTTCACTCAGGAAATACAGGATAAATTACTAACACAATTAAAATAA
- a CDS encoding carotenoid oxygenase family protein, with amino-acid sequence MKINVALGFTTLEEEIDNIALPIQGNIPQWLTGTLIRNGAAKFEVEKDSYNHWFDGLAMLHRFDFNQGKILYTNKFLRGSTYKESMIKGTVVYPEFATLPKTSMPSRILRNATGHFTDNASVNVAKIDNKYIALTETPPRVEFDPLSLRTLGRFSYGDKVKGHLTTVHPHYDYKNKQIFNYITKFSLISSYNIYSISEGSTKRKIISSVPVKHPSYMHSFGMTDNYIILTQFPLIVDHFRLLRTGSAVADNLKWRPERGTHFLIIDKISGKVIGKFECEPFFGFHHINCFEIDGNVVVDIDAYSDSTIVRSLYLEDLRQGDFLLPTPQIIRYHLQLGSNNVTTETIWEDFAEFPRLNYERCNGKAYNYVYGLNAKNSNGFPNRLVKFSTKNSYSNYWFMENNYPGEPIFIPSPENRVEDEGVVLSMILDTELGKTYLLILDVTSFTEIARAYLPFPVPFGSHGQYFP; translated from the coding sequence ATGAAAATAAACGTAGCCCTTGGCTTTACAACATTAGAAGAAGAAATAGATAATATTGCTCTACCAATTCAAGGGAATATACCCCAGTGGCTTACAGGTACATTAATACGAAATGGTGCCGCAAAATTTGAAGTAGAAAAGGATAGTTACAACCATTGGTTTGATGGATTAGCTATGCTCCATAGATTTGATTTCAATCAAGGGAAAATCCTTTACACCAATAAGTTCCTTAGGGGAAGTACTTATAAAGAATCTATGATAAAGGGCACGGTTGTATACCCTGAGTTTGCCACCCTCCCCAAAACCTCAATGCCAAGTAGAATCCTAAGAAACGCCACTGGGCATTTTACTGATAATGCCAGCGTTAACGTAGCAAAAATAGATAATAAATATATTGCCTTGACGGAGACCCCTCCTAGGGTTGAGTTTGATCCTTTAAGTCTGAGGACTTTAGGTAGATTTAGTTACGGCGACAAAGTCAAAGGTCACCTAACAACTGTCCACCCCCATTATGATTATAAGAATAAACAAATTTTCAACTACATTACCAAGTTCTCATTGATTAGTAGCTACAATATATATAGTATCAGTGAAGGTAGTACTAAAAGAAAAATTATCTCCTCCGTTCCTGTAAAGCACCCTTCTTATATGCACAGTTTTGGCATGACAGATAACTACATTATCTTAACCCAATTCCCCCTTATAGTGGACCATTTTAGATTGTTACGTACAGGTAGTGCAGTGGCTGATAACTTAAAATGGAGACCTGAACGTGGTACACATTTTCTGATAATAGACAAAATTAGCGGGAAAGTCATTGGGAAGTTTGAATGCGAGCCTTTCTTTGGTTTCCATCATATAAATTGTTTTGAAATTGATGGTAACGTAGTTGTAGATATAGATGCATATTCAGATTCAACAATTGTAAGGTCGTTGTATCTAGAGGATTTACGGCAAGGAGACTTTTTATTGCCTACCCCTCAAATAATAAGATATCACTTACAGCTTGGCAGCAATAATGTTACAACTGAAACTATATGGGAAGATTTCGCTGAGTTCCCAAGGTTAAACTATGAAAGATGTAACGGTAAGGCTTACAACTATGTATACGGACTGAACGCTAAAAACTCCAATGGTTTCCCTAATAGGTTGGTAAAGTTCAGTACTAAAAATAGTTATTCCAATTATTGGTTTATGGAGAATAATTATCCTGGCGAACCTATCTTCATCCCTTCACCAGAAAATAGAGTAGAAGATGAAGGAGTTGTATTATCTATGATCCTTGATACTGAATTAGGTAAAACCTATTTGTTAATACTAGATGTAACCTCCTTTACAGAAATTGCTAGGGCCTATCTTCCTTTTCCAGTCCCTTTTGGATCCCACGGCCAGTATTTCCCCTAG
- a CDS encoding YwbE family protein has translation MEGTIRSNIKVGSIVLVVQKEDQRTGKLTEGTVKRILTNSPQHHHGIKVMLENGTVGRVKAIKS, from the coding sequence ATGGAAGGAACTATTAGAAGTAATATTAAGGTAGGAAGCATAGTATTGGTTGTTCAAAAGGAAGATCAAAGAACCGGCAAACTTACCGAGGGTACCGTAAAGAGAATTTTAACTAATTCCCCTCAGCACCATCACGGTATAAAAGTTATGTTGGAAAATGGCACTGTTGGTAGGGTAAAAGCTATTAAAAGCTAG
- a CDS encoding EFR1 family ferrodoxin (N-terminal region resembles flavodoxins. C-terminal ferrodoxin region binds two 4Fe-4S clusters.) encodes MTTQIYYFTGTGNSLKVAKDIAREIGDCTLTRITSEVSAGELQCQSVRIGIIFPVYYYGLPIMVKKFIENFNTNPKNYIFAIATCGGSVGASMNQIEMLLSLKGLSLSAGFRIVMPDNFQLMYGPASETKQQKLFKQQESFTKDMVEIVRDNRLIPFREQGKYFTKVLGGIFSKTFNPKGKDQNFWTQQSCNGCGICGKVCPADNIEIIQGKPVWRNNCELCLGCMQWCPQKALQYKQGTVKRARYQHPEIKVKELY; translated from the coding sequence ATGACAACACAGATTTATTATTTTACAGGTACAGGCAATTCTTTAAAAGTAGCCAAAGATATTGCACGGGAAATTGGAGATTGTACGTTAACTAGAATCACCAGTGAAGTTTCAGCAGGCGAACTTCAGTGTCAATCTGTGAGAATAGGTATAATTTTTCCTGTGTATTATTATGGGCTACCTATCATGGTAAAGAAATTTATCGAGAATTTTAACACCAATCCAAAGAATTATATCTTCGCTATTGCCACCTGTGGGGGCTCGGTGGGTGCTTCAATGAATCAAATAGAGATGCTACTAAGCCTCAAAGGACTGAGTTTATCGGCTGGATTTAGGATCGTCATGCCTGATAACTTTCAGTTGATGTATGGACCAGCTTCGGAGACAAAACAGCAAAAACTTTTTAAACAGCAAGAGAGTTTCACGAAAGACATGGTAGAGATTGTACGTGATAACCGTCTGATCCCGTTTAGAGAACAAGGCAAATATTTCACAAAAGTTTTAGGTGGGATTTTTTCTAAAACATTTAACCCTAAGGGAAAAGACCAAAATTTTTGGACACAGCAAAGCTGCAATGGCTGTGGCATTTGTGGAAAAGTGTGCCCAGCTGATAACATAGAAATTATACAAGGTAAACCAGTATGGAGGAACAACTGTGAACTATGCCTAGGTTGTATGCAATGGTGTCCTCAAAAAGCTCTACAGTACAAGCAAGGAACAGTTAAAAGGGCTAGGTACCAACATCCAGAAATTAAAGTAAAAGAATTATACTAA